The genomic segment TCCGCAGGGAGCGGCAGCGGCCCGGCCGTAAGCCAAGTCAACCAAAAGCAAAGCGGACAGGTCCCAGACCTGTCCGCTTTTGCTTTTGGGCCGACGCGAGCCGAATTCTTGGCCCGTAACGGCCATCACAGCGCGGAATAGCGGATGCGTCCAAGCTGGTTGCTGATTCGCGAGGTGCACCATGCAAGCCATCGCCTCTGAGCACGAAGTTCTTATCGATAATCTCCGGACAGCCTTCGACAACGAATCCAATGCCTACGTCCGCTACATCGAATTCGCCGGGAAAGCCGACGGCGAAGGATGGCACGGCGTGGCGAGCCTGTTTCGAGCTGCCGCCCGCGCCGAGGAGATCCACGCAGCCAATCACGGACGCATCCTGCACCAAATCGGCTCCGAATTGCACTTCAAGCCGATCAACATCGAAGTGGGCACCACGCTGGAGAACGTCCGCACTGCGCTCGCTGACGAGATCTCCGAAGTAGACACCATTTATCCCACATGGCTGGAACTCGCGCGCACCGCCCGCGACGTCGCGGTGGTGCGCACCTTTAGCTGGGCTCTTGCTGCGGAGAAGACCCACGCGCGGCTTTTCAACGAAGCGCTTGCGCTGCTGGAAATAGAAGACGAGGACTCGTGGATCACGATGCCGCGTGATTTCCATGTCTGCCCCGTGTGCGGCTACACGTCGGAAAACGATGCGCCTGAGGAGATCTGCCCGACCTGCTTCTGCCTGCGAAGTCGGTTTGAATCGGTCAACTGAGGCGGACTATCGCTGGCTCGCCTCGCCCGCGGCTACCTGTCTGTTGAACTCGGCCGACTTCCTGCGCGGCACACTGAGAGATTGCCAGCCGGGTCCGGCGAAGTGTTTGGCAAGCAGCACGATCTGGCCGATGTGATGCGGGTAGTGCGCAACCTGCCGATTGATGGCTTGCATCACCGAGTGGGCCTCACCGCGGATGTGCACCGTGCGATCGAGGTCATCATCCGTCAGCGGCTCCAGCGCGTTGAACACGTAAGCCCATCCATCCTCCCAATCGCGTAGCACCGCCTCCCGCGTCGCCGCAGGCTCCTCGAATTCGCTATCGCGATTGCGCGTGGCCTTCTCGCCGTCGCTGGTGAGGAAGTCGGTCCAGCGCGAGCGCATGTTGCCCGCCATGTGCTTCACGATAATCGCGATGGAATTGGACTCGCCATCGAGCGCGGCAAACAGATGCTCGTCGGCAACCTGCGCCATCGCGCGGTCGCCCAGCTTCTTGTAGTAGCGGAAGATCTCGAGTGAATCTTCAAGGTACGAAGTGGTAAATTTCAGCGCCATGGCGTCATTATGATTTCCTGCAGCCACCGGGGTCCAGCCCTGACTGAGACATCGGTTGGGCTTGCGACGCAATTTACCATCGCAGCATGATCCCTTGTTGGCGGCGTATTTCCTGTTCTCTGCTGATTCTCTTCGCGGTGGCCGTGGTCGCCCAGAAAAAGCCCGTCCCCGTAAAGGTTGTCGTGGTCACGATGTTCGAAGTGGGGAACGACACGGGCGATGCTCCCGGCGAACTCCAATACTGGGTGGAACGCGATCATCTCGATCACGCGTACCCGCTGCCGGCCGGTTATCACGCGGTCCGCATGAACGATCAGGGCGAGATGGCGGTACTGACCGGCCAGGGCACGGCGCACGCAGCCGCCACCATCATGGCACTGGGACTTGATCCCCAGTTTGATTTTTCGCACGCGTACTGGATCGTTGCCGGAATTGCCGGCGGAAACCCGGAACAGGTCTCACTGGGATCAGCCGCCTGGGCTCGCTTTGTGGTGGATAGCGACCTGGGATACGACATCGACGCCCGGGAGATTCCGAAGGACTGGGCGACCGGCTATCTGCCTCTGCGCAAGACGAGTCCGTTTGAGCCGCCAGCCGAGGCGCTGCCGGGACAGGTGTTTGAGCTCAATGCGAACCTCGCGGCTTGGGCATTCAAGTT from the Occallatibacter riparius genome contains:
- a CDS encoding purine-nucleoside phosphorylase; this encodes MIPCWRRISCSLLILFAVAVVAQKKPVPVKVVVVTMFEVGNDTGDAPGELQYWVERDHLDHAYPLPAGYHAVRMNDQGEMAVLTGQGTAHAAATIMALGLDPQFDFSHAYWIVAGIAGGNPEQVSLGSAAWARFVVDSDLGYDIDAREIPKDWATGYLPLRKTSPFEPPAEALPGQVFELNANLAAWAFKLTKDVPLEDSDHLKQVRAEFSGTAAHRAPFVTMGDEITGSRYWHGKLMDAWAAEWMRYFTDGRGTFATTAMEDTGTLQSLHFLANAGRVDWSRVLVLRTVSNYDQQPRGLDAAQSLARQRIGNYSAYLPSLEAAYRVGHTVVNELLTNWAKYAEAK
- a CDS encoding rubrerythrin family protein, producing MQAIASEHEVLIDNLRTAFDNESNAYVRYIEFAGKADGEGWHGVASLFRAAARAEEIHAANHGRILHQIGSELHFKPINIEVGTTLENVRTALADEISEVDTIYPTWLELARTARDVAVVRTFSWALAAEKTHARLFNEALALLEIEDEDSWITMPRDFHVCPVCGYTSENDAPEEICPTCFCLRSRFESVN
- a CDS encoding DUF1572 domain-containing protein; this encodes MALKFTTSYLEDSLEIFRYYKKLGDRAMAQVADEHLFAALDGESNSIAIIVKHMAGNMRSRWTDFLTSDGEKATRNRDSEFEEPAATREAVLRDWEDGWAYVFNALEPLTDDDLDRTVHIRGEAHSVMQAINRQVAHYPHHIGQIVLLAKHFAGPGWQSLSVPRRKSAEFNRQVAAGEASQR